The Fimbriimonadaceae bacterium genome contains the following window.
GGCTCGGCGGAAAAGTCGAGGTTCGCCGACAGCACGGGGAACGAGGCGTTCTTCACAAACTTCGCCAGGGTGGCCGGCCCTCGGTCGAACTCATGGTTCCCCACCGCCATGGCCTGGTAGCCGATCGCGTTCATGTAGGCGAGGTCGGCTAAGCCCTCGTACGTGTTGAAGAACATCGTCCCTTGGAACACGTCTCCCCCGTTGAGCAACAGGGTGTTGTCCGCCTTTTCCCGCTCCCTCAGGATCAAGGTGGCCTGCCTCGCGTAGCCACCCAAGACCCTGTCCCGCACCTTCGTCGCTTCCGCATGGGCGTGCATGTCGTTGGTGTGGAGGATCGTCAGGGTGAAGGGTTCCGAGAAACACAGGGACCCCACAAAGAAGGCGAGCAGGCTCGCGATGGCCCGGTACATGCCGAGGGATATACCTGGTCTCAGTCCATTCGTGGGTCGTGCAGGAACTTGGCGTGAAGGTCAAGGTACAGGCGGTTGCGTCCGCCCGCATGGACCGCCTTGCCTTTCAGCGCCGCGGGGACCGACGCGATGGTCCGGGGGAAGTAGGGGTCGACGGCCAGTTCGACGTCGGCCGGGCCGTCTGGCGAGCCGGTGGTCGGGTTGCCGCTTGCCACCAGGTCTGCCACGGCTTGCTCCGGCGACTTGCCCCAGAAGTTGTCGAGGGCGACCGGTTCGTCGGGACGGTCGAACCGCCACATCCAATAGTTCGTGCCCTCTTGGTTCACGCGGACTTCGCTGGGAAAGACGCCCAGACCCGAGGGGCAGGCCGTCACCCCCTTGACCTTGTACGGCCCCAAGGTCTCGACCGTCCAACCCGCGCGTGGGTCGCTGGGGGGCCATCCAGTCCACGGCTTGTACCCGAGAGACTCCTTAAGGTCGCGGCGGTCGGGCATCCGGTCGTCGTTGTCGTCCATGTAGAGCTGAAAGGCAAGGCCCAACTGCTTCAGATTGCTGAGACAGGCCGCTTTCTTCGCCGCTTCCTTCGCTCGGGCGAACACGGGGAACAGGATCGCGGCCAAGACCGCGATGATCGCAATCACGACCAGCAGCTCGATCAGGGTGAAGGCACGCGGGCGCATGGCTTCCTCCACTCTACGCCGATCGGCCCATCTGCCGCAGTTCCGCCCTAGTCAGGCGTCGGCCTTTGGCCGCTCACCATCCGGTATGCCAGGTAAAAGACAGCGTCATGTCCGCCGTTGACCAGAAAGTCGTCGACACCCTCCGCTTCCTTGCCGTCGACATGGTCGAACGGGCGAAGTCCGGACACCCCGGCCTGCCCCTGGGCGCCGCGCCGATGGCCTACGCTTTGTGGTCACGCCACATGCGCTTCGACCCGTCGCGCCCCGATTGGTTCGACCGCGACCGATTTGTGTTGTCGGCGGGGCACGGCTCGGCCCTGCTTTATGCCTTGCTCCACGTCTTCGGTTACGGGATCGGCATAGACGACCTCAAAAACTTCCGCCAACTGGGGAGCAAGACGCCGGGCCACCCCGAGCTTGGCGTGACCCCGGGCGTCGAGGTCACGACCGGGCCGCTGGGCCAAGGTTTTGCCAACGGTGTCGGCATGGCGATCGCCGAGGCTTGGTTGGCCGACCGCTACAACGTGGGCGGCCACAAGATCATTGACCACCACACCTACGCCATTGTCAGCGACGGTGACCTGATGGAGGGTGTCGCCCAAGAGGCCGCTTCCCTGGCCGGGCACCTGAAACTGGGCAAGCTGGTCTACCTCTATGACGCCAACGACATCAGCTTGGACGGCCCCACCGACCTGAGCTTTAGCGACGACACCGCGACCCGCTTTGCCGCCGTCGGCTGGCATGTCGAGCGCGTCGAGGCTGGCGAAGACTTGGAAGCGGTCTCTGCTGCCCTCGAGCGCGCCAAGGCGGTCACCGACAAACCAAGCCTCGTGATCGTCCACACCGTCATCGGGTTCGGAAGCCCCAAGGCGGGCACAAGCAGCGCCCACGGCTCGCCCCTGGGGGCCGAGGCCACCAAGGCGACTAAGGAAAAGCTTGGCTGGCCCGTCGAACCGCCGTTCCTCGTGCCGGCCGAAGCGACGAACAACCGGGACGCCGCCATCGCCAAGGGGTCCGCATTGTCCAGTGCCTGGGACGAGAAACTCACCGCCTACCGGCACGACCACCCCGCCCTGGCCGCCGAGTTGGACGACCTCGTCGCGGGCCGTCTGCCTTCCGGGTGGGACACGCACTTGGACGAACTGGTCTTTGACAAGCCGACCGCAACCCGGACGGCCGGGGGCAAGGCCCTGGACGCCGCCGCCAAAGGCCTCGCCTGGCTGGTCGGCGGGGCGGCCGATCTCAGCGGTTCGACCAAGACGGCCGTCTCCGGGGCACCTGTCTTCGGCCCCGCGACTCCGGGCGGGCGAAACGTCTACTACGGTGTCCGGGAGCACGCGATGGGCGCTGTGGTCAACGGGATGGTCGCCCACGGTCTGCGCGCCTACGGGTCGACGTTCCTCGTGTTCAGCGACTATATGCGCGGCTCCGTCCGGGTGGCGGCCCTCAGCCAGCAGCCCAGCTTGTTCGTCTTCACCCACGACAGCGTCTGCGTCGGCGAGGACGGCCCGACTCACGAGCCGGTCGAGCAGGTCATGTCCCTTCGCCTTGTGCCCGGACTGGAGGTGTACCGCCCCGCCGACGGCCTTGAGACGGTCGAGTGCTGGCGTCAGGCCTTGGCGCGAGAAACGACCGCGGCGATCGTGCTGAGCCGCCAAGACTTACCGCCGCTTCCGGTCGCACCCGCGGCCGTCCGCGCCGGCGTCGCCAAGGGGGCGTATGTCGTGGCGGACGGGGGCGACGTGCTGATCGCGGCGACCGGTTCGGAGGTCTCCTTGGCCCTGGCCGCCCGCGACGCCCTGGCGGGCAAGGGGACCATGGCCCGGGTTGTCTCGATGCCCTGCGTCGAGATGTTCAGGCAGTTGCCCGCCGCCGAACGAGACGCCATTGTCCCGCCGTCGATGCCCAAGGTCTCCGTCGAGGCCGGGGTCACCACGGGATGGCAGGACATCCTAGGCCCCGGCACGAAGGCGGTCGGCATCGACCGCTTTGGCGAGTCGGCCCCAGGCGAGCAAGTCTATGCGCACCTGGGCATGACCGTTGAGCGCGTCGTCGCCGTGTGTCAAGAAGCTGTCAAGTCGAAATAGTCCTAGGACCAAGGAGATCTGGACGCAATCCATTGCATTTATTCAGTTGTGGGAAGGGAGCGCGGTAAACGCACCCAAGGATCAACTCAATGAAATCCACGTTCTTGATTGGAGCCGTCGCGGCGACCGCCGCCCTTGCATACGCTATGACGGGCGGAAACGCCGGTACAGGACTGAAACCGGGCGAAAGGGTGACCCCGTTCAACCCCAGCCACATCGTCGGCCCCTTGGCCGGCACCTCCAACTGCTTCCCCTGCACGATGCAGTGGCGTCCCCAAGTCCAGGTCTGGGTGAACAACGACTCGCCCGAGAACGTGCTGGCGATCGAAAAGACGCTCCAGAAGGCGATGGACGAGAACAAGAAGGCCGAGTTCAAGGCCCTCGTCGTCTACGTCGCCCCCAAGTCTGAGCACGCCAAACTCGCCAAGACCATCAAGGCCGGCGCGGAGAAGGCCGGCACCACGAGCATCGGCATCGCCATCATCGATCCGAGCGACGACGCGCTCGACGCCTATAAGATCAGCACGGCCAAAGACGCGAAGAACACCGTCTACGTGTACAAGAACTGGGTCGTCAAGGAGACGATGAACAACTTCAAGGCCGACGAAAAGGGCTTGGCGTCGCTGAACGCGGCGATCAAGACCATCGTCAAGTAGCTTCGGTCCCATCCTCCAACTCCCGGCTCCGGCGCGTCAGCACCGGGGCCGGCCTCCGTTTGGGCCGCCGGTATAAACTTGGCGTGCCCATGAACCATGTCCGCCGCCTCTCTGAGTTCGGCCAGTCGCCTTGGCTCGATTTCATCCGTCGGGGATATGTCCGCGACGGCTCCCTCGCCCGACTCGTCACCGAGGACGGCGTCAAAGGCGTGACCAGCAATCCCGCGATCTTTGAGCAGGCCATCGCCCACAGCGACGACTACGACTCGGCCGTCGCCGAACTTGCCGCCCAAGGCAAGACGGCCGCAGAGATTTGCGACACCCTCTCCATCGAGGACGTCCGCGAGGCCGCCGACGTCCTGCGCGGAGTCTATGACGACACCGACGGGCTCGACGGTTATGTCAGCCTTGAGGTGTCGCCGCTCCTTGCCCACGACACCGAGGGGACCGTCGCTGACGCCCACCGCCTCTGGGCAGCCCTGGACCGGCCCAACGTGATGGTCAAGGTCCCCGCCACACGCGCCGGGGTCCCCGCCATCGAGCGATTGGTCGCCGACGGGGTCAACATCAATGTCACCCTTCTTTTTGGGCTCGAACGCTACCGTGCCGTCGCCGACGCCTACGTCCGGGCCGTCCGTACCCGGGCCGAACGGGGCCAAAGCCTTCGCGTCGCCAGCGTCGCCAGTTTCTTTGTGAGCCGCCTCGACACGCTCCTGGACCCGCAACT
Protein-coding sequences here:
- a CDS encoding prepilin-type N-terminal cleavage/methylation domain-containing protein — its product is MRPRAFTLIELLVVIAIIAVLAAILFPVFARAKEAAKKAACLSNLKQLGLAFQLYMDDNDDRMPDRRDLKESLGYKPWTGWPPSDPRAGWTVETLGPYKVKGVTACPSGLGVFPSEVRVNQEGTNYWMWRFDRPDEPVALDNFWGKSPEQAVADLVASGNPTTGSPDGPADVELAVDPYFPRTIASVPAALKGKAVHAGGRNRLYLDLHAKFLHDPRMD
- the tkt gene encoding transketolase — its product is MSAVDQKVVDTLRFLAVDMVERAKSGHPGLPLGAAPMAYALWSRHMRFDPSRPDWFDRDRFVLSAGHGSALLYALLHVFGYGIGIDDLKNFRQLGSKTPGHPELGVTPGVEVTTGPLGQGFANGVGMAIAEAWLADRYNVGGHKIIDHHTYAIVSDGDLMEGVAQEAASLAGHLKLGKLVYLYDANDISLDGPTDLSFSDDTATRFAAVGWHVERVEAGEDLEAVSAALERAKAVTDKPSLVIVHTVIGFGSPKAGTSSAHGSPLGAEATKATKEKLGWPVEPPFLVPAEATNNRDAAIAKGSALSSAWDEKLTAYRHDHPALAAELDDLVAGRLPSGWDTHLDELVFDKPTATRTAGGKALDAAAKGLAWLVGGAADLSGSTKTAVSGAPVFGPATPGGRNVYYGVREHAMGAVVNGMVAHGLRAYGSTFLVFSDYMRGSVRVAALSQQPSLFVFTHDSVCVGEDGPTHEPVEQVMSLRLVPGLEVYRPADGLETVECWRQALARETTAAIVLSRQDLPPLPVAPAAVRAGVAKGAYVVADGGDVLIAATGSEVSLALAARDALAGKGTMARVVSMPCVEMFRQLPAAERDAIVPPSMPKVSVEAGVTTGWQDILGPGTKAVGIDRFGESAPGEQVYAHLGMTVERVVAVCQEAVKSK
- the tal gene encoding transaldolase, yielding MNHVRRLSEFGQSPWLDFIRRGYVRDGSLARLVTEDGVKGVTSNPAIFEQAIAHSDDYDSAVAELAAQGKTAAEICDTLSIEDVREAADVLRGVYDDTDGLDGYVSLEVSPLLAHDTEGTVADAHRLWAALDRPNVMVKVPATRAGVPAIERLVADGVNINVTLLFGLERYRAVADAYVRAVRTRAERGQSLRVASVASFFVSRLDTLLDPQLPEGPLRGEAAVALSRVAYGVYDEVFGSAYADMRAKGAWTQRLLWASTSTKNPAYPKTKYVDALVGPDTVDTIPLATIEDYRAEGDPKDRLTGTAGSAAAFLHKVEALGYSFEKLADELEEQAVKKFVDPYNSLLAAIESKRAQAMVKP